The nucleotide window AAGTTTTCAAGCATGATTCTCGAGTATGACCCTCGAGGAAGTTTTCAGTGCACCTGAGGTCATAAAGAAAGCATGAGACCAACTTGAAATGATGTTGTCGGTCAAGCATATGCCCCATCAAAATCGACCTATTTCTCGTGGAATAAACTAAACTCTCATAGCTGAGCGAAGGGAAGGAAGATCGACAGAAGATGGGTAGGTGTAGGGCATGCTACAAATATTCTTGAAAAACCGCCGAGGATGCCCAATCTTAACAGTCATTCGAGTTGTGGGTTTCAACCGAAAGTAGTCGACCAAAGACCACCaataatcaataatcaataatcaAATAAACACATGATTTAGAAGATTTGAAAATCGGCCGAGCCATCTGGTCGAGGACAATAAAACTCAGACTCAACTGACACTGACCCATATTTGTTGTTTCTGTTATGGCCTGGCAAATGAGGCCCGCATTTTCCTCTCTGAGCCAACCGAATTCTTCTCCCTTTCAGCCTAAGCATCACATCTTCACGGCAGAAAGCACACAAGGAAATACAGGCTACTATATTACGTGTTTTCTTAGCAATACCCCCTCTAATTTTTGTTACATCGGCTTGCATGGCCGaatgattaagaaaataatttatttttgttgacaTCGCCACACGAACTGATACCACCAAACTCGGCAAATGCTACATAATTTCTATCCAACACCAAAactctacacacacacacacaatatatatatatatattatatgtagtCTCCGCAAGACTAAAATGTAAACCGCCGATTATATCTATTGCCCtcttattttcttatgcatcGGCCTGAAAGGCTGAatggttaagaaaataatttattaatcttttttttttagcaaaagaaaatgaaaacggCTAAATCATAATTAGGAGGAGGCCAGCGATGCTTGATTCTAAGCCGAAATCTTGTTACACCAAATTTTTCACTTTGAGTTCTTTCAAAGCTAAATAAAAGATCATCTCCAAATATGCTTGGCTTGACGAAAGATTTTTTACCATCGGCCACCGAATGTGTTGGacaattattatgccccccaggcataattactttgttaattttggCTTTTAACTCCAATAACTTAGCCGAACGGGATTGCTCCATACCGGCTTTATCGCCAATAACCATATCGACTGTCATGGTTTCGGCATCTAAGACCATGTCTTGGCCCTGTTCATCATTGAAGCACTCTTTTGACGAATCATTTTCTAAGTTGATTTGTGGCTCAGAAACTTGAACTTTTTCTTTTAGGCCTACCACAATTTCAGTCTCAACCAAACAAACAGGTGGCCTAGGTTTTTCTTCAGCCATCTTGACAATTTTCTTAGGCCGAATTTTGATTGTGGCCGGAGAAAAAAATTGCCCCCTAGCCTCTTGCCTTTCTTTTTCAAGAAATCTACTCATGtcacaaaattttatatataaCTTCTCATAGAGTTTTGCTTGCTTCTCGACACTTTCCTTGTATAGGCGCCAAATCTCACCCTTATTGAGATCTTGATAAATTATGTGAACTGCGTAGTTTTAGCACTGattcccactgggcgtgccaaaatgttgaccctaaaaactaccaagcctacatggcgcgaaggccgagtaattaataagctaactacgtcattcagtTATATGCGGGGCGTGCCAGCTCGTCGGTcgggctcggccgaggagtaaaatatgttgatgttgcgttgagtgcgctgttgacttcttgatcttgcgactgcttcgaggaaggaacacgtttcggcctttgggttctagagcctgaagacaaggctgctagtttgcgaagtttaatatcaaattcggcttttaATGTGCCGAACGTAGTAACCTGTAACACCTTACTTCATCGAGAAggttgatgagatgacctctagcAACAAGAACTTGAAAATCCATGTCGACCGAGGCTTGGATAAATAACTAGTCGGTCTCGaagcaatgttgtttatccaaattgaaggcgCTCCTcagtcggctgattctacggcttcagtgctgtttatccaaattgaagatgtcgccggttgccttcacaatgctgtttatccaaactgaagatgtgttggcggaaaaagaaaataaaaatctcaaggttgttgagaggtttcgcgtagagttGTTGCTGTGACTTGGAGTATCCAATCGAAATAAATAATATTCCTATGAATGTTATTCCAAAGGAGCGAAGCCACACTTTGATAATTGTCGTCCACTTATGATAATCATGCAATTAGATAAATTTTAAGCACATGGATCTCTTCCCATAGCATGCTAAATAACCATGCAATGTTTAGACCCATATTCACGTCCAAGCGCATGCATTGCCAAAGTCTGAGCACGTTAGCCCATGTTGTGCTTTTCCCTTCCTTGGTAGcttaatcaaaacaaaagacTCCCTCTTCCACTCATTTGTACAGATGCAACCATGCAATGCCACGCTAATTGCTCATCAATtgcaatatttattttattcggCATTATCATATACTATGGCTTTATCACCCATTTGTGTTCCAGATAATGGTAAGTCTAGATAATTTAATACTATTAAGAGATAATCATTATGattaaaaccataatattatcctttaataatATTGACTATTATCTCAACCAATTGgtcatccaacggtctagaactCAGTTCATTCAATGACCTTGATTACTCGAGTCGATGAAGTAAAATTTAGTCCAAACAGAACTGCTTCAACATGGGATGCATCATGGTGAACATGGATGACTACATGTGATTTGACATAAATCTTGATTGGGATATGGATGATAGAAGAATCGAATTgtaggtaactacaatcaatgTTCAAAAGAGTATCACAATTAGTTCGCGTATCCTTCTACTAATccgggtagccatgacatgctaCTAGGTgacactcatggcttgtggaattaaattaattcattaattaatttcgCTGCCGGCTTTCGTTAAAACCTAAAATGTCACACACAAATGATAAGTTGTAGTGACGTTATATGGACAAtgataaaatataattaattgttaattataTTGGATTAGTTATTTGGGCTTACTAGACATAATTTTAAGTAAAATAGATTTGGGCTTCATTTAACTAATAGGGTACAAGTCACAAACCCAAGTGGAGAAGTGAAATTAGGCTACGCATGGATCAAGCCTATGGCGTCAAAACCCTAGGGGAGGTGTGGCATAAAAGGGCAAGGAGTCTATAAATACTCCTTGTGTTTGCCTTCAAACCCTAAGAATATTCAGTTTTGTCCTTCagagaaaacagaaaaataaccCTATGCCAAAATATACCTTGTGTGCTACCTATTCTATATTGATCGAAGTAAGAGATATTGCTGGCACCTTTAAATCAATCACTTCATCATCCGTTGCTAGATTTATCAATGTGGATACTCTTAGAGGCTTAACACTTAGGGAGCTTCATGTGATCAATCATTAAGAAGAAGATTGAAAGCATATAGATGATCCAGTCAAGGGAGATGCACATGGTTAGAGATTCATGTAAGTTAATCTCTTCAACTTTTTCTTTGTTGCATTGATTAATTACAACCAACCAGATATATAATTGAGATATCATACTgtatgtttttattatttttctgttgcGTATTTTTATTATTCGAATTAAATTAATCCTAATAATAAGCTTGGAAACCCAACAGTCCATGCCTCCACAAAGCCTAACTTATCCACCTTCTAACTCACCTATTAATTCTTCCTCCAAGTCTGCAACTCCTTCCCCCTTTCACAGCGACCCGTCGACCCTCCTTCCACTATACCCAATCACACCACCCCACTATCACTCGCACCTCCGCCTTCAACAAAATGCTCATCGTGATCGGCAAGTCCAGGATGTTAGTGTTCTTGATTTATCTGAGTTATACAAtatggagaaagagagaggattgAAGGATGCAAAAGGAATGAatgttcttcttctctttcacaGAAATTGTAGAGAGGAATATATTTCTCTTAATGGAAGATTAAGCACACTCGTGCATTTCATGACTGTTAGCCTTAGCTGGATCCACACACATCACATTTGATCTCGGCCACACATCTAGCTAATTTCTAGGATCACTACACATGGCTATTTTACCCTTACATATTGGAACCTCAAACTTGTCATTCTATAAGACTAAGTGCATACACAATTAACATTCAAGGCTTCTTATTTACTAATCAGCTCATTACTTACAATTCTACACTTCCCTTTAAGTTTTGAGCTGATTTCACTCCAAGTTTATCCCTGAGATAGCAGAACCGATCCTTAGCCAATGACTTTGTGAAGATATCTGCTAGTTGCTTATTTGTAGGATAGTAGACAAGATCAATGATTCATTTTTGTAGAGCATCCTTGATGAAGTGATATCTTCGATCGATATGCTTAGTTTTCTGGTGAAACACAAGGTTCTTTGTGAGAGCAATTGCAGCAGTATTGTCATACTGAAGTGGAGTTGCTTCAGTTTGAAGTTCACCAAAATCTTCCAAAACAAACCTGAGCCAAATGGCTTGTGCAGTTGCCTCTGATGCACTAATATACTCTGCTTCTGCAGTTGAAAGTGCAACACAATTTTGTTTAACTGAGGCCCAAGAAAAAACTCCACTACCAAAGGAGAAAGCATATCCTGAGGTACTTTTACTGTCATCCAGTGAACCACCCCAGTCACTATCGCAGTAACCAATTAGAATTGTATTTCTTCCTTTCACATACTCTAAACCATAGTAAAGTGTTCCTTTGATATATCTGAGAATTCTTTTGGCAGTTCTATAGTGTTTGTTGGTGGGGTAGTGCATGAATCTTGCAAGTAAACTAGCTGTATACATCACATCAGGTCTTGTGGCTGTGAGATACAATAGACTTCCCACAATCTTCCTATATTGTTCTTTATTTGCTGGACCATTACCATCATCTTTGCTAAGCTTCTCAGTTGTAACCAAAGGTGTAACAACATATTTACACACACTCAAGCGAAATTTATTCAACAAAGATGTAGCATACTTTCTTTGATGAATAAAAATGCTTGTGTGTGTTTGGATGACTTCCATTCCCAGAAAATGATGCAAGAGCCCCAAATATGTCATTTCATACTTTGTCATCATGTCTCTCTTGAATTCCTCCAACATTGGTTGATTATTCCCTATGTACATAATATCATCTATATATAGAGACACAATCAGAATTTCTGCTTCTCCTCTGGTTTTGGTATATAAAGTGGCTTCACTTTGGCTCTTTTCAAATCCACATTGAGCAAAATAAGAGTCAATTTCACTATACCAAGGCCTTGGTGCCTGTTTTAAGCCATACAAAGCTTTATGAAGCTTGTACACTTTGTCTTCACTCCCCTTGACCACAAAACTATCTGGTTGTTCTACATAAACCTCATCTTCTTGTACTCCATTCAGAAAAGCAGACTTGGCATCTAGTTGGTACAGTTTCCAACTCTTCTGTGCTACCAATGCAACTAGTGTTCGAATTGTATCAAGTCTAGCCACAGGTGCAAAGGTCTCATTATAGTCAACACCTGGTTTCTGAGCATATCCTTTGGCTACCAGCCTTGCTTTATTCTTCTGCACTGATCCATTAAGGTTAAGCTTAGTCTTGAACACCCACTTAACCTCAATTATAGGTTTATCAGTTGGCCTGTCTACTAGCTCCCATGTTGCATTCTTTTCAATCATTGACAATTCATCTTTCATAGCCTTCATCCATGATTCATCTTTAGTTGCCTCATCAAACTTTTCAGGTTCCATAATGCAGAGATTGCATTGAGCTAAAACATCATCCAGGTTCCTCCACCTTAATGGAGTGTGATAAAAAACTTGAGACTTTCTCATGCTACTACTCACATCACTTGCTGATTTATGAGAAGATAACTAGCTTAGTGACTGAGCATAGTCTTGACTTTTAGGAGTTGCCTTTGGTGATGTATCCTTAGGCATCTCAGATAACTCATCATGATTGAGCACAGTTACATAATTCTCAGAGACATTCTTCCACTCCCAGGCTGTATTTTCATCAAATACAACATCTCTCGAGAGTATAAGCATCTTAGTGAGAGGATCATACACTCTGTAATCCTTTTCACAAGTTGCATAACCTACAAATATGCCCTTGACACTCTTTGCATCTAGTTTCTGTATCAACTCACTTGATATGTGTACataacacaaacaaccaaagaTTCTAAGATGTGCAATCCCTGGTTTTCAACCACTGAATGCTTCAAATGGAGTTATATCTCCAAGAGCTCTTGTATGACACCTATTCAGTATGTAGACAGCTGTGTGTATAGATTATGCCCACAAATAGTAAGGTAATACTTTATCATGAAGCATGGCTTTTGCCATTTCAACTACATTTCTGTTCTCTCTCtacaactccattttgttgtggactATAAGCCATAGATAGTTGTCTTTGAATACCTTCATCTTCACACAACTTGTTAAATTCATAGGATGTGAATTCACCCCCTCTGTCACTTCTTAGGCATTTTACTCTAAAACCAATCTGTAGCTCTACCATAGATTTGAATTTTCTAAAACAATTCAATGCATCTGACTTGTATCTGAGaaagtaaactcacattatTCTTGTGCAGTCATCTACAAGAAGCATAAAGTACTTGTTACCAGCAATGGACTCATTTTGCATTGGCCCACATAAGTTTACATGAATTAATTCTAGGGGATTGCTTGCTCTCCATGCCTGATTCTTTGGGAACCACTATCTATGCTACTTTCCAAGCTGACAACCTTGACAAACTTCATCAACTTCTTCTAAGTATGGAAGTCCAGGCACCATTTCCTTCTCTTTGAGTTGTTTTATCCCCCTTAGATGCAGATGGCCTAGCCTTTTGTGCTAGGTCAAAGTAGAGTGAGACAAACTTGTTTTCAGGGCCATATGATCATCAGGTAATAGTGCTAAAGGATAACATCTATTCCTTTTCATTTCTACTTTAATTACAAGGCATTCAAGTGAAAGACCATAAAAAATACTACACATTTTACCTCCAAACAACAAGTAATACCCATGCTCATCCATCTGTCTCACACTTAGTAAGTTCTCCTTCAACCTAGGTAGATACATTACTTTTTTGATGTATTTTCTGCCCTTACTAGTATCAATTACTAGAGTGCCCATTCCAGCTACATTCATAAGCTCACTAGTTGGCATTTGTACTTTGCCTACCACATTTGTCCTTATATCAACTAGCTTCTCATTTCCAATCATGTGGTTGCTACAAACACTGTCAATATACCATTCACCATTGACAACTGATTCAGAGATAATGCTATTGGCATAGAATAAGTTCCCTGTCACCTCTACTTGATTATCACTGTTTGCCTTTAACACTAATTTTCTTACAGTGCACTCCCTAGCCTAGTGTCCAAACTTTTCAGAGTTGTAGCATTTAGGCTTCCCTTTATATCTACACTCACCATAGTGAAATTTAGTGCATACTATGCACTGTGGTTTTGTAACTGTCTGACCCATTGACTGTGCATTTTGTGCAGGACTAGCAGGAAATTTCTACTAAAACTTGGGTTTTGAATCCCATTTCTTACCCTTAGAATTCCAATTATTCTGGAATTGAGATGGACCAGATTGAGCTCCATTTCTATTTTGCCCCTTTGGACTTACTTAGAGAGATGTAAATGCCTTCCCAGTAGTATCAACAGTATGCAGATCAAACTGTTGTTCTTGGCTCTTTAAGACTGCAATTACCTCCTACAATTCTACAGTCTCCAAACATTTTGTATTTTCTCTAACCAAACAGATAGGATCATACAGTTTACTTAGACTAATCAGAACTTTTTGCACAAGTCTCTCATTAGAAAGAGATTCACCAAATGTTTTCATCTGATTGATAAATTCATTCAGCCTTGTAAGATAACCAGATAGAGATTCATCATCTCGCATCCTAGCATATTCAAATTCTCGTCTaagattttgaagttttacCGATCTAACATGATCACCACCGTGGTATTCTCCATACAACAGATCCCATGCCATCTTAGCTAAATTAGCGTTGGCAATCCGAGGGAAGATTTGGTTAGAGACTACATTTTGAATGATTCCTAAAGCCTTCGCATCCTTCATGAACACAACTGTCATTTCTTCATCGACTGTATCTTTCGATGACCCGTcagcttccttcttcttcttcgagtcGGGGGTTGTAATCCCCTTTTTTACTAGATTACATAACCCAAGAGATTTGAAAATCGTGACCATCTTAATCCTCAagaactcgtagttctcaccggagaaaATTGGAGTTCTCACATCCGAGCTTCCAGATCCAGACATTTTTTGCCCAAATGTTGATTTCTCTTCTCAGATGATAATGGAACTCCAACGACCTTCACTGAGCTTCGAGTGAGCTTCGATTTAGCTCAGTGACTTACAGATTCACGCCCAGACTCAGTTGATCCAActtggctctgaggccatgttagtgttCTTGATTTATTTGAGTTATGCAATATGGAGATAGAGAGAGGATTGAAGGATACAAAAGGAATGAATGCTCTTCTCTCTCACATAAATTGCAGAGAGAAATATATTTCTCTTAATGGAAAATTGAGCACACTCGTGCATTTCATGACTGTTAGCACATCACATTTGATCTCAGCCACACATCTAGCTAATTTCTAGGATCACCACACATGGCTATTTTAGCCTTACTTATTGGAACCTCACACCTGTCATTCTATAAGACTAAGTGCATACACAATTAACATTCAAGGCTTCTTATTTACTAAACAGCTCATTACTTACAATTCTACACATGAACATTCAGCTCTTATAGGACACCCTCCATGAGATGAGTCATCGTCGTTTAGTAAATTGCAAGATATTTGTTATTGTTCTGGGATGCTGGACAAGCCCTGGGAGTTGAGAAAGTGTGTGAATTTCTTTCATTTTATGAATTGGTTTAGATTTGGGTACGATTTTGGGAATTTAAATATGGTGGTTGAGGATTTATGTAGGTCGAAGCTCATCGTTTAGccaatttttggtttttaagcTGAAGGAATCGATTTGGCCCTATAGGTTTACTTCTGCAATGTGGGTGATTTGATTGAGGCTTCAAAGATTTGGAATTTGATGGTGGATGCTGGGTTCTAACTGGATATCGATGTCGTTGAGAAGATGATGAAGACCATTTTCAAGACAAATCGGTACGCCAAGAAGCACAACATTACCTAGAACGTCATCGCCACGGTCCGGGCTAGGGGccaatttatttatgtttttggaCCGGCCGTGCCCCACCAACTTCGTGGACCTGTCCAGTCTCGCCAGCCCCGTTATCTCTTCAAAATATTTGGACCCACCTTGTATCCTCTGCGAAACCGATTATACTTGCCCTGACCCGCAGGTCCAAGGTTGTTTGCCTAACCCTACATTGTACTTAAGATGCTGAAAGAAATATTAcaaaaaccattttttttcattccttTCTCTGGTTTCTCTCTCTGGATTCCTCCTCCATACCATATATGATGtcgtctttttgttttttttttaatttttattaagaagGAAGATGATCCCATAGTATCATACTTTCCTCCGATCATACATAAGTTTTGCAACTGGTCATTTATTACAATGGTAGAAATAAATTGAGCTCTTGCATGACGGCACGGGTTTGAATTCCGTCGGTGGCTAATCtcacatctaatctaacaaaaatctatcatttgaccccaaaaaacccaaaaaaaaaaaatatatatcataaTTAAGTTTTAAGTCAACATATCATAAGAAGAAATATCACAAAACCAAATATAGCTATTTTCTTTATAATGTCCCATATTAGTTAACTCATCATTAGAAAATTGTAATAAAATGATGACTTCAATTACTCCATCCAAAGCAGAttagaaattttttaatgtaaaaaggcACCCGATTAAATTTGCATTGTGATTAAACAAAATTGTCTTCTTTGACAGTAATAAAATACGCTACAAGAGTCCCATTGCCTTGAACATTGGCCTGAACATTCTTACGTATATTTGCATCTCACTTTCTGTAACGTACACAGACACATACATGAATATAACAGACACAAGGTTTACAAAGAATTCCTCTATCTAACTTGGAAGTTGAGTGTCCTAATACAGTAGGCAAACATGAAGGCAAAGAAGATTGTGAATCCAACTAGAACTCCAGCCACTGGTCCCATGAAATTTGGATCATATCCGAAATGGTCTTCTATGTACCATTTTATAGTTGGGTTAGGTGTAATCCCAGGCGCTCTAATGGTTTCCTCAACATCGCCGTACTGTGACACAATCAATCCATACACTGTCCATGCCACGGGACATATCCAGTAGTACCAAACCCACCATTTGGGTATTTTCTGAATATTCAAAAGATAAAAATTCGTGTTAACATGTGTTCATAACGAGTTTTAATCACTTGATCACCATTGGGGAAGAAAATCCACGGTCACGAATTGttagattaaaatccaattgtTGAGATCTAAACTCGATTGAGAACACTTAACCATTGGATTTTAATCAGTTGGAAAATGCTCATCGTGGATTTTGGTGATCAATGCAGACCAATCACAATATCTGTTGTATTCAATTTATATTAATAAAGTTCTTATGGGAAGAAGAATGCTAGTACTTACTGGTCTTGGAATGAAGAAACCGGAGAAGAGGTTGAAGACTGAATAGAAAGCTGCGGCAAATATGGCTGCTACTTGGTGGTTTGGCGTGATGGAAACGGTCATCATGCCGTAGTATGTGAAgtaaaggaaggagaagaagttgaTAAAGAAGAACCAGAAGAATTTTTCTAATTTCCATTGGAAGCTCACCATAGCATACACTATCAGTGTATAATACGTGGTCTGAATAAACACATACGGTATTTCCACAATGACCTGCATGTCAAACAAATGGTTTATTTGAGACAGTTATATTAAGGTGGACAATTTTgtatataacaaaataaattgtATTTACAATAGTGTTATATATGAAATTAGGATTTGATACTAAGTTCAAATGTGAGTTAATGTAAGCATTTTTCTGTCACTCACCTGTGCCAGTGCATAAGGTAATGCAGAGTACATCCCAGCAGCTCGTTCTCGATAGAAAACAGTTCTTTCAATGGCGACAATTGGCTGCACAGTTGCGCAGTTATCAATTCCGACGAAAAGCACAGCAGCGTACATAGCCCCGATAATCATGGTCAGATCAGAACTGCTTTCCCtggatatgaaaaaaatatatataatcagCTAAGTAATTCGTGTATGGAAACTCATGAACAAAAAATtttgtagtaaaaaaaaaaaaaaaaagagtactgTAGTTGAAGTTTGAAACAGTTAGCTTTGAGATAAGCACACACCTTTTAGTGCCAACCTTCCAGAAAATAGTTCCAAGGAGGAGGGCAGCTGCCAAGGTAAAAAAGAATCTGACAAGGTTATAATCAGGACTTCTCCAATATGTCCACCACTGCTTCCAGAGGCAAGATTGGAATTGCTTCCAGGACGATTGAGAAAACTGAGTCGGAAAATAGAGGTCTTTTGCTCCTGCTGGTGGGACGCTCAACTCCTTTACTAACGTTTTGTTTCTCCTGGTCATTAATATTggaatttaagtttttagtttccaAAAACCAGCCAAACTCTGAACCCTGCAAatagtattatgtacaactttttttttaattttttttcaaacttacTGGTACAAGGCAGATGATTTGTAGTATTGAGCAAAGTCCATTCCAAGACGGACCTCAGTTGAGGTTGAGCTCACCTCGAGCATCCACGTTGCTGGGTTATacttctctttgatttttgccACGCCAGGAACTGCCTGGAATAGGCCATAAGTATAGACTTAGATGACAATGcatttgattatttcttttcgCAAAATTAAGATAGGAAAAGGTTCAAGCAGGTAAAATACCTCAAAGTATTCAACAATCTTGTGAGAATTGCGGCCTAGTGGTCCTGAGTAGATAACTTGTCCTCCTCTCTTCATCAGTAGCAGCTCATCAAATGCCTCAAAGATATCTATGCTAGGCTGATGAATTGTGCAAACAACTGTTCTCCCAGTGTCCACAGTATTTCTAACAGTCCTCATAACAATGGCAGCTGCCCTTGCATCAAGACCTGATGTGGGTTCATCCATGAAAATGATCGAGGGATTGGCAACAAGCTCAACTGCAATCGTTAACCTCTTTCTTTGTTCTGTTGACAGTCCTGAAACTCCAGGAAGCCCTACTAGAGCATCTTTGAGATTATCTAGCTCAACCAATTCCATCACTTGATCAACAAAAATCTGCAAACATATATAGAATATGCAGTTTCAGCATTTAAATAATTGTGCTATCCATTGTTCAGAGAAGTAATGAGAGTCGCAGTTTTACCATCTTTTCCTCGTTGCTAACTTCTTTAGGGAGTCTAAGGAAAGCTGAATAGATCAATGATTCTTTGACAGTGACTTGGGGTGAGTGGATATCAGTTTGTTCGCAATAACCAGAAATTCTTGCAAAGGTTTCTTGCTTCTTAGGGTACCCAGAAATTCTAATGTCACCTTCAATATAACCTCCAGTCTTCCTTCCTGCTAAGACATCCATCAAAGTTGTCTTCCCAGCCCCACTGACCCCCATTAAGGCAGTCAAGACCCCAGGCCTAAATGCACCAGTTACTTCACGGAGTAGTTGCAGCCGGTCCCCTGCTactccttcttccttcatttCCTGTTATAGTAGACTAAGTTAGCTAATTAATTAGTGAAATTGGACTATAAGATAATGTTTCAGGTTAACAAAGAGTGAAATAAACAGAAATATTACAGCAGGCATATCCACGTAATAGTTAACGTCGTTGAAGGACATTGCAAGAGGAGTGAAAGGTAGAACCATTCCTCTTTTAGGGGCAACACCACTGGCAACTTCGAGAGACGAATCAGGATTTCTACTTAGTCCAGTAGAGCTGGATCGACTGCCCATTCGCCGGACTTCCATTTCTCCTAAGAAAATTTTAATCCAATAAACAACTTGGATAACAATATTGTTCACATtacaattgacaaaaatatTCGGTTTCTTACTTGAGTTGTTTCCATCATTAGAAGATAATGATCGAGACTGAAAATCTTTCTTGGACGGGGGCCTTCTAAGTCTTGGCTCTTCCTTTGATTCTTCTTGGTCTACCTCCATCTTGTTTGCTGCTTCTTCAGATATGATGGCTTGTGGCTTTCCAGGAGCTAATTATTGAAACAAAATCATGAAAATTTGTCACTAAAAAACTACAAACGAAATAAAAATTGGATGTTAGATATGAAAAGGAATGTTGATTCTTACCATTTAGGTACATAAGGGCGAGTGTATAAAGCACGTTGAAGAGAACTGCAAACCCCAGAAGAGCTGCAGAGCCAATCCAAAACCAGTTTTTGTTGCGGTAAACATCAAAGTTTTTAAGCACTGCCTCACCCACGCTGGTAATATTATCTGAAGACTATAACAAAAGGAAGTTCATTTCAGAAGTTTAGCCTTTTTGTTAAGTTAAACAAATGTAGCTCATGAATGGTTTGTGCAAGTAAGTTTAGCATACCAGTTTGTTCGACCACCTCGGAGAATACATTTCATTTACAGCGACTGCATTGAAGCCATATGTCATAGGTGAAACCCAGTATCCCCACACCCACCATTTTGGAATTTGACCTGTCACAAATGAAGCAACT belongs to Malus sylvestris chromosome 17, drMalSylv7.2, whole genome shotgun sequence and includes:
- the LOC126612441 gene encoding ABC transporter G family member 29-like; protein product: MEGTEKAKGSQPHRQRRHSRSGSIGRSLSRASWSMEEVFASATHSRRSSHVDEDEEALTWAAIEKLPTYDRLRTSIIKSLGETEPQGVHKQVDVLKLDINDRQNFIDRIFKVAEEDNDKFLKKFRSRIDKVGIRLPTVEVRFEHLTVEADCHIGTRALPTLPNVARNIAESALGLIGIKLTKQTKLTILKDVSGIVKPSRMALLLGPPSSGKTTLLLALAGKLDPSLKVKGDVTYNGHRLNEFVPQKTSAYISQNDVHVGNMTVKETLDFSARCQGVGSRYELLSELARREKAAGIYPEPEVDLFMKATSMGGVESSIITDYTLKILGLDICKDTLVGDEMQRGISGGQKKRVTTGEMIVGPTKTLFMDEISTGLDSSTTFQIVKCLQQIVHITEATILMSLLQPAPETFDLFDDIILISEGQIVYQGPRVNILQFFETCGFRCPERKGTADFLQEVTSRKDQEQYWADRRTPYRYVSVTEFANLFKRFHVGMRMENELSIPFDKARGHKAALEFRRYSIPKMQLLKACFDKEWLLMQRNSFIYIFKTVQIIIGAFIAATVFLKTEMNTRNEDDGALYVGALIFVMIINMFNGFAELSLTISRLPVFYKHRDLLFHPAWTFTLPSVLLGIPISIMETTIWMAITYYTIGFAPEASRFFKQLLLVFLIQQMAAALFRLIAGVSRTIIISNTGGSLTVLIVFMLGGFIIPHGQIPKWWVWGYWVSPMTYGFNAVAVNEMYSPRWSNKLSSDNITSVGEAVLKNFDVYRNKNWFWIGSAALLGFAVLFNVLYTLALMYLNAPGKPQAIISEEAANKMEVDQEESKEEPRLRRPPSKKDFQSRSLSSNDGNNSREMEVRRMGSRSSSTGLSRNPDSSLEVASGVAPKRGMVLPFTPLAMSFNDVNYYVDMPAEMKEEGVAGDRLQLLREVTGAFRPGVLTALMGVSGAGKTTLMDVLAGRKTGGYIEGDIRISGYPKKQETFARISGYCEQTDIHSPQVTVKESLIYSAFLRLPKEVSNEEKMIFVDQVMELVELDNLKDALVGLPGVSGLSTEQRKRLTIAVELVANPSIIFMDEPTSGLDARAAAIVMRTVRNTVDTGRTVVCTIHQPSIDIFEAFDELLLMKRGGQVIYSGPLGRNSHKIVEYFEAVPGVAKIKEKYNPATWMLEVSSTSTEVRLGMDFAQYYKSSALYQRNKTLVKELSVPPAGAKDLYFPTQFSQSSWKQFQSCLWKQWWTYWRSPDYNLVRFFFTLAAALLLGTIFWKVGTKRESSSDLTMIIGAMYAAVLFVGIDNCATVQPIVAIERTVFYRERAAGMYSALPYALAQVIVEIPYVFIQTTYYTLIVYAMVSFQWKLEKFFWFFFINFFSFLYFTYYGMMTVSITPNHQVAAIFAAAFYSVFNLFSGFFIPRPKIPKWWVWYYWICPVAWTVYGLIVSQYGDVEETIRAPGITPNPTIKWYIEDHFGYDPNFMGPVAGVLVGFTIFFAFMFAYCIRTLNFQVR